A part of Brassica rapa cultivar Chiifu-401-42 chromosome A05, CAAS_Brap_v3.01, whole genome shotgun sequence genomic DNA contains:
- the LOC103866609 gene encoding nudix hydrolase 23, chloroplastic, giving the protein MLKAVQILCCSSGLTRLTKTRNSSTVKLSTFSTSPRKTLCFNPTRMSSSSSLPGSDPLPKSPTFVSGDVRKIKFCQWCGGPTKHEIPDGEEKLRAICTRCAKIAYQNPKMVVGCLVEHEGKVLLCKRNIQPSHGLWTLPAGYLEVGESAAEGAMRETWEEAGASVEVVSPFAQLDIPLIGQTYVIFLAKLKNLDFAPGPESLECRLFALDEIPFDSLAFSSIYVTLNLYLEDVKKGKIKFHYGTINKRPGSSPSDIRAFSLDYHLQP; this is encoded by the exons ATGCTCAAAGCCGTACAGATCCTGTGTTGCTCTTCAGGGTTAACCAGATTGACCAAGACCCGCAACTCCTCCACCGTAAAGCTCTCAACTTTCTCGACTTCTCCTCGGAAAACACTCTGTTTCAACCCGACCCGAATGTCCTCTTCCTCCTCGCTTCCCGGGTCCGACCCACTTCCAAAGTCTCCGACTTTCGTCTCC GGCGATGTTCGGAAGATAAAGTTCTGTCAATGGTGTGGAGGCCCCACCAAGCACGAGATTCCCGACGGAGAAGAGAAGCTCCGAGCCATCTGCACACGCTGCGCCAAAATCGCTTACCAGAATCCTAAGATGGTTGTGGGTTGTCTCGTTGAGCACGAAGGAAAGGTTTTGCTTTGCAAACGCAACATTCAACCTTCACACGGTCTGTGGACTCTTCCTGCTGGTTATCTAGAAGTTGGAGAGTCTGCTGCGGAAGGAGCGATGAGGGAAACTTGGGAGGAAGCTGGAGCTAGTGTTGAAGTTGTTTCCCCCTTTGCGCAGCTTGATATTCCTCTTATTGGACAA ACGTATGTTATATTCCTGGCAAAGCTGAAGAATCTTGATTTTGCGCCTGGTCCTGAGTCATTGGAGTGTCGTCTCTTTGCACTAGACGAGATACCCTTTGATTCCTTGGCGTTTTCGTCTATTTATGTTACTTTAAATCTG tatTTGGAAGATGTTAAAAAGGGGAAGATAAAGTTTCACTATGGTACTATAAATAAAAG GCCTGGAAGTAGTCCTTCAGATATTCGAGCGTTTAGTCTTGATTACCATTTGCAGCCGTGA
- the LOC103866610 gene encoding uncharacterized protein LOC103866610 gives MNAAIRAAIQRPQSLASHLKTALFHSTPVLERKRRTSWESRSYVHKKRNRRMREKQELLRNVNAFAANMFPSWHDDGYDDDDEPSSRKQKSWYKKKYAKKETKGKWDPRNFDFCEADDDFDIDYVFRTAFGGPRGFSFSFTFEEDEPPRWHHRDHSSRFSNNSKKKSWRSKHRIYEEEEEDGYTSTESSDSESEPNQASHRQALGLSPSGPLNLKDVKNAFRTCALKWHPDRHQGSSKEAAEAKFKLCSVAYESLCEKLAVN, from the exons ATGAACGCCGCCATTAGAGCTGCGATTCAAAGACCACAGAGCTTAGCTTCTCACCTCAAAACCGCGCTTTTTCATTCCACCCCCGTCTTGGAACGCAAACGCCGCACTTCCTGGGAATCC AGATCATATGTTCACAAGAAGAGGAACAGAAGAATGAGGGAGAAGCAAGAGTTATTACGCAATGTCAATGCTTTCGCAGCAAACATGTTTCCG AGTTGGCATGATGATgggtatgatgatgatgatgagcccTCCTCACGTAAGCAGAAGTCGTGGTACAAAAAAAAGTACGCCAAGAAGGAAACCAAAGGCAAATGGGATCCAA GGAACTTTGATTTTTGCGAAGCTGATGATGACTTTGACATTGACTATGTGTTCCGGACTGCTTTTGGTGGACCCCGAGGCTTCTCTTTTTCATTCACTTTTGAAGAGGATGAACCTCCTCGATGGCATCATCGTGACCACTCTTCAAGGTTCTCCAACAACTCTAAGAAGAAGTCTTGGAGATCAAAACATCGAAtatacgaagaagaagaagaagatggatatACTTCAACAGAATCCAGCGACTCTGAGTCTGAGCCAAACCAAGCTTCTCATAGACAAGCACTTGGCTTGAGTCCTTCAGGTCCATTAAACCTCAAAGACGTCAAAAATGC ATTTCGAACTTGCGCTTTAAAATGGCATCCGGATCGTCATCAAGGCTCTAGCAAG GAGGCGGCTGAAGCAAAGTTCAAGCTCTGCAGTGTGGCTTATGAATCTTTATGCGAAAAGCTAGCTGTGAACTGA
- the LOC103866611 gene encoding uncharacterized protein LOC103866611 encodes MELAVVVVVTEATQIQHVNRKSSDELLRKFADPDDVDEPTKSTKRPRKSATRSSREKNGVDVESNTSTTGLVERKRLLLAPAVSKRRSMFLRQIASGKSHLKNKSLVRTIGKTWRKTMEGASRVFIEKHYNRHRRLINDVL; translated from the exons atggagcttgctgttgttgttgttgtcactGAAGCTACACAAATCCAGCACGTGAACAGGAAGTCCTCCGACGAGCTGCTCCGTAAGTTCGCCGATCCTGACGACGTAGACGAGCCAACAAAGTCAACGAAGCGCCCGAGGAAATCAGCTACTAGGAGCTCTCGAGAGAAAAACGGTGTTGACGTGGAAAGCAACACTAGTACTACAGGTTTGGTGGAGAGGAAACGGCTCTTGCTTGCTCCGGCCGTTAGTAAACGGCGGTCTATGTTCCTCCGCCAGATTGCTTCTGGAAAGTCGCATCTCAAGAACAAGTCTCTCGTCAGAACTATCGGCAAG ACATGGCGTAAAACAATGGAAGGAGCTTCCAGAGTTTTCATCGAGAAGCATTATAATAGACACAGACGTCTAATCAACGATGTTCTTTGA
- the LOC103866605 gene encoding probable protein kinase At2g41970, whose amino-acid sequence MFCCGGADEEPAGPPANQYSSAPPNKAGNNNFGGGGNRGEPRNTNAPRSGAPAKVLPIEIPSIPLDELNKISGNFGNKALIGEGSYGRVFQAKYNGGDVAIKKLDASSSEEPDSDFTSQLSVVSRLKNEHFVELVGYCLEANYRILVYEFATKGSLHDVLHGRKGVQGAEPGPVLNWNQRVKIAYGAARGLEFLHEKVQPPIVHRDVRSSNVLLFDDFVAKMADFNLTNASSDTAARLHSTRVLGTFGYHAPEYAMTGQITQKSDVYSFGVVLLELLTGRKPVDHTMPKGQQSLVTWATPRLSEDKVKQCIDPKLNNDFPPKAVAKLAAVAALCVQYEADFRPNMTIVVKALQPLLNSKPAGHESSS is encoded by the exons ATGTTTTGTTGCGGAGGTGCGGATGAGGAGCCCGCCGGTCCGCCAGCAAACCAGTATTCATCAGCGCCTCCTAACAAGGCCGGAAATAACAATTTTGGCG GCGGCGGGAACAGAGGAGAGCCGAGGAATACAAACGCACCGAGATCAGGAGCTCCTGCAAAGGTTTTACCTATAGAGATCCCTTCTATTCCATTGGATGAGCTGAACAAAATATCAGGTAACTTCGGAAACAAGGCACTGATCGGTGAAGGCTCTTATGGACGTGTCTTCCAAGCTAAGTATAATGGAGGTGATGTTGCTATTAAGAAGCTTGATGCTAGCTCTTCTGAAGAACCTGACTCCGATTTCACCTCACAG TTATCGGTGGTGTCACGGCTTAAAAATGAACATTTTGTGGAACTGGTGGGTTACTGCTTGGAAGCAAACTACCGCATTCTTGTCTACGAGTTCGCAACTAAAGGTTCATTACACGATGTGTTACATG GGAGAAAGGGCGTGCAAGGGGCTGAGCCAGGACCGGTGCTGAACTGGAACCAAAGGGTCAAGATCGCATATGGAGCAGCCAGAGGGCTTGAGTTCCTTCACGAGAAGGTCCAGCCACCAATAGTCCACAGGGACGTAAGGTCGAGCAATGTCTTGTTGTTTGATGACTTTGTAGCCAAAATGGCTGATTTCAACTTGACCAACGCATCTTCAGATACTGCCGCGAGGCTTCATTCTACTCGTGTATTGGGAACGTTTGGCTATCACGCTCCAGA GTATGCTATGACGGGACAGATAACACAGAAGAGTGATGTGTATAGTTTCGGTGTTGTGCTTTTGGAACTCTTGACGGGAAGAAAACCCGTAGATCATACCATGCCTAAAGGCCAACAAAGTCTTGTTACCTGG GCAACTCCGAGACTAAGTGAAGACAAAGTTAAACAATGCATAGATCCGAAGCTTAACAATGACTTCCCTCCCAAAGCAGTAGCGAAG TTGGCTGCCGTGGCGGCCTTGTGTGTTCAGTATGAGGCGGATTTCCGGCCTAACATGACCATTGTTGTCAAGGCACTTCAGCCTCTCCTTAACTCCAAACCGGCCGGTCATGAGTCTTCTTCCTGA
- the LOC103866608 gene encoding uncharacterized protein LOC103866608, giving the protein MRIRKRQVPLPLSSLLPVPLSDLYSNRSPTATASYFCGQDRDGVLASLLQLSQPPAPVSDGQQRDVIDKKQEKALDDDGVKSSTDASGSKNVNPTGESDSSTQVVEKNENVVTLRKRRRGFISFEEQEDEDDEEEEEASGGGGGSKGKKKAKKSGALEEGSRCSRVNGRGWRCFQQTLYGYSLCEHHLGKGRVRSMNKSAGGRGGRDKKKAVVVEVKSKRVKLGMVKARSISSLLGQTSTSSGTVESEISAPADQFAASDK; this is encoded by the exons ATGAGGATCCGTAAACGACAAGTGCCTCTTCCTCTTTCGTCTCTGTTACCTGTTCCTCTCTCAGATCTCTACTCTAACCGGTCACCGACGGCCACCGCTAGTTACTTCTGCGGCCAAGACAGAGACGGGGTTCTTGCTTCTCTTCTTCAGCTTTCTCAACCACCCGCGCCGGTTTCAGATGGTCAGCAAAGAGATGTGATTGACAAGAAGCAGGAGAAAGCTTTG gATGATGATGGTGTAAAGAGTAGTACTGATGCATCCGGCAG CAAGAACGTCAACCCCACAGGAGAATCTGACTCTTCAACACAAG TTGTCGAGAAGAATGAAAATGTTGTTACTttgaggaagagaagaagaggctTTATAAGCTTCGAGGAACAAGAAGACGaggatgatgaggaagaagaagaagctagtGGAGGCGGTGGTGGTAGTAAAGGGAAGAAGAAAGCCAAGAAGAGCGGTGCGTTAGAGGAAGGATCACGGTGCAGCCGCGTTAACGGTAGAGGATGGAGATGTTTTCAGCAAACTCTTTATGGGTATTCTCTTTGTGAGCATCATCTTGGTAAAGGAAGGGTAAGGAGCATGAACAAGAGTGCTGGTGGTCGTGGCGGCCGAGATAAGAAAAAGGCAGTGGTGGTGGAAGTGAAGAGCAAGAGAGTGAAGCTTGGAATGGTGAAGGCGCGTTCCATAAGTAGTTTGCTTGGACAAACCAGCACAAGTAGTGGTACTGTTGAGAGTGAGATAAGTGCACCTGCTGATCAGTTTGCTGCTTCTGATAAGTAA
- the LOC103866606 gene encoding uncharacterized protein LOC103866606, with protein sequence MGEEISSRVNLDLNLGPGPEVTNASAWGNGPLNGESEPLRRFWSSLRQVDVRQVPPGETHSPLIELSQLIIPSALPAGEEESKKCENGNKVIEEDSVREEKRVVEKSVGSEGSFFDCYVCLDLSKEPVVTNCGHLFCWSCLYRWLQVSEAKECPVCKGEVSVKTLTPIYGRGEKNKRVSGEGGSDKNKKIPSRPQARRVESLRTTLERSGYVGTEGIRQREPRTGETPARQFLSRVMTSRGVRAEQNQSSAPLVAAPLDDFRQMGAAIIQRQMMQAARLTVPFSPVLTAAERLEDAYLMRHTFDEQLNNVPSVGGEDRDSFSSIIGVMNSESQVDTAAEIDSMVTVSTSSSVRRPHENNGSRVSDVDSADSPPLRRRRLA encoded by the coding sequence aTGGGAGAGGAGATTTCAAGCAGAGTGAACCTTGATTTGAATCTGGGTCCTGGCCCTGAGGTAACGAATGCTTCTGCTTGGGGTAATGGACCATTGAATGGAGAATCTGAACCTCTGAGAAGGTTTTGGTCGAGTTTAAGACAGGTAGATGTTCGTCAGGTTCCTCCTGGGGAGACTCATAGCCCATTGATAGAGTTGAGTCAGTTAATCATCCCCTCTGCCTTACCAGCTGGCGAGGAGGAGTCTAAGAAGTGCGAGAACGGGAACAAAGTGATTGAAGAAGACAGTGTGAGAGAGGAGAAGAGAGTTGTTGAGAAGAGCGTTGGAAGCGAAGGGAGCTTTTTCGATTGCTATGTGTGTTTGGACTTGTCTAAAGAACCGGTTGTAACCAACTGTGGACATCTCTTCTGCTGGTCTTGTCTTTACCGGTGGCTACAGGTCTCGGAAGCGAAGGAGTGTCCTGTTTGCAAAGGGGAAGTATCGGTGAAGACCTTGACTCCAATCTATGGCCGTGGGGAGAAGAACAAAAGAGTCTCTGGAGAGGGGGGTTCAGACAAGAACAAGAAGATCCCATCAAGACCTCAAGCGAGGCGTGTGGAGAGTCTGAGGACTACTCTTGAGAGGTCAGGCTATGTAGGGACGGAAGGGATTAGACAAAGGGAACCTAGGACAGGAGAAACACCAGCTAGACAATTTCTTAGCCGGGTTATGACTTCAAGAGGAGTTAGAGCAGAGCAGAACCAGTCTAGTGCACCATTGGTGGCGGCACCGTTAGATGATTTTAGACAGATGGGGGcagccatcatccagaggcagATGATGCAGGCAGCAAGATTGACGGTGCCGTTTTCTCCTGTGTTGACTGCTGCTGAGAGATTAGAGGATGCTTATTTGATGAGGCATACGTTTGATGAGCAGCTCAACAACGTTCCTAGTGTTGGTGGGGAGGACAGAGATTCGTTCTCAAGCATAATTGGGGTGATGAACTCAGAGAGTCAAGTTGATACTGCAGCTGAGATTGATTCTATGGTGACTGTTTCGACTTCTTCATCTGTGAGAAGGCCACATGAGAACAACGGTTCAAGGGTCTCTGATGTAGACAGTGCAGATTCTCCTCCactgaggaggaggagattgGCTTAA